From the genome of Nicotiana tabacum cultivar K326 chromosome 17, ASM71507v2, whole genome shotgun sequence:
tgttcgaactaaaacctaccggccctcggccataattaaacaTGTGTTATGatttgaccttgttcgaactaacacctacttgCCCTCGGCCATAGCTAAATGTAtgttatgttcgacctcgttcgaactaacacctacggGCCCCCGGCCATAGCTAAACGTaagttatgttcgaccttgttcgggCCAATACctactggccctcggccatagttaaacataggttatgttcgatcttgttcgaactaacacttATTGGCCCTCGGCCATAGTTAAACATACGTTATGTTTGACCTTGATTGAACTAACACCTACTGATCCTCGGCGATAATTAAACTTAGGATATGTTCGACCTTATTCAAACTAAGTGATTACGGCTAGAAAATCAAGGCAAGAAAGCGACGAAATCAACAAAAAAATACAAGTACGAACCACTGGAAGAAAATCAGATGCAAATAACAAAGTTGACATTTCATAATTAGAACATTTTTACAAAAGCTCATGAAGATGCCACTAACTACTCACAAAGATAtacaaaaaagacaaaaaaagaaaactaCTGGCCACCACCTTTATCGCCTGTAGGATCCTCTCCGACCTGGCCCTCAACTAAGTCACCCTCTTGACCTTCAACACCCTCGCCATCGCCGCCTTCGCCCTCAGGATATGGAGCATCATACCATGCGTTTTCCTCAAGTCGGTCTACATCTTCGTCCCCCTCGTCCTCGCCAGCCTCTGGAGTAGCAGAATCATACCCGCAAGCGACTCGAGCTTCACGAGCCTTAACATAAGCACCTTCAAGGGCGGCACCAGAAACAGATCTCGCCACATGCAAATCTCGAAAAACATCAATTTGGGCCTTGGCATGAATCCACTCCTCGTATAACTCTCGAGGAACATTAGGAGAGTCTGAAGTATGAGAAAAGGACGATCGCGCAAGTAGTTGGGCCTTCTCGACCTCAATGGCAGTAACGCGGTCGTAGAGGTCACAATTCTCTTTCTCCAATTCTCGGATTCTCTCATCAAGCCGCTGCTCTTTTAACCTTGCCGTTTCCAAGTCGTTCTTCCGCTCATAACGGAGGGTCCGGATCACCACCTCAAGGGCCTCCATCTTCCTCAAAGCCTCCGACCGAGCTAACTCCGCCCTATCCAGCTCGTTCTGCTTCTCGGTGATCTCGCCATGAAGAACCTCCATCTGCAGGCGACACTCCTCTAATTGCCTACACAACTCGATCACCTGCGTCTGGAGGTCGCCACACTGAACCTTCATGAAACTACTGACCTCGAGCTCtacttctttatttctcaacGTCCCCTCAAGGACACTGCACTTCTCGATGACCTTCACCAGCTCGTCATCTTTTTTACTTTAGCTCGTCCCGAAAAGTACGCAAATTGTCGCCCTCGTCAAAATGCCTGCGGATTTCCCGATACTTGCCACGGTACTCAAGGTATTTGCGCTGAAGTTTCGTGAAAATAGCCTTACGCCTCTCCTCCCTTTGGGCGCTTTCTTTTTCCAAGATCACGGTCTGTAATCACAACAAGAAAGAGAGTCAAACACAAGAACGCCTCCACTAACAGGGGCAAAGCACTAAAACGAAGCCAAAAATCTCAACAAAGCAGATAAGAAAAAAAAGCCTTGAAAAATTTACCCTGAGAGCGAGGTCGGCTATGCTCCTCGATAAGGTGGCGTCATCCAACTCCGCAAGGGTTTCACCCTCCACGTCGGAACAAAGGGGACCAAGGGCAGGGACCACGTTCTATGTGTTTTATAACATATCACGATCCATTGGGATCGCGATGGTCTGCGTAGACCCCTCCAACCTCACTTCGAGTTGAATAAATCCTTCTTCCATCATCCTCCGCTATGCAGTGTCAAGGTCTAAGCCCGTCTCATAGCCATCCTCGGCCATGCCTTTATCTCTCCCATCAGCCGGTGAAGAAGCATTGTCAACCGGTCGCGAGGTCGATGGCCCCTCTTACCACGGTCCTTCGGCTTCCGTCGTCGCAGAAGGGAGAGATACGCCCTCTACGGCCTCAGCAGATATCGGAACCTCACACGCCAGCTCGACGTCGTCTACAAGTATTATGGTCGTCGTCTCATAGATGGTAAAATCATCCATCACAGAATCTACAGTCCGGGCAACCACGTCACCAACATCGACTAACCTTCTCTTACGGGGTACCAAATTCCCATCGCTTGGCGACGATTCCTCCTCTTCGTCCACAAGACAGAATAAAGGGGAGGTCGGAAGCTCCACTGTCGAAATATTTGCAGGCAGAGAAGAAATCGATGCTGAGGCAGTGGTAGACAGGGTTGAAGATCGAGCAGACCTAGCCGCGGTCGAGGAGGGAACAGAAACGGAAGAGCGAGTAGGCCTAGTCGCGGTCGTAGGGGGGATAAACGCCGAAGAGGAGGTAACTTTCCTCTTACGGAATACAGGAGGGGGAGCTCTCGGCCTCCTCAAAGATCCTCGGGCTGGAAAAGAAAGAATCGAAAAAGGTTATCACTATTAGCAAAAGCAAACTATAAGAAATAGGCGACTAAGAGgccaaaacaaaattaaaaaaacatacGAGCTCACCGGTCTAGGAAGTAGCAGACccaaactttttttaaaaaacccGGCCACTCGCGAATTCCCACGATGTGAGGGAGAACCCGGCCAAACCAATCAGAAATGTCCCCGACCAAAGGAGGGGACGTAGTCTTGGCTACATAAGAAGGGAACAAAAGTTCAAAACCCACGACTAAAACAAGCAAATCAAATGTTTCAACGAAGAAAGGTTAGACGCTTACGAGTATAATTCCAAGTCTCGGGGAAGCCGTCCGCGTTGGCCACCATATCTTCGATTCTGACAAAGAAAAAATTGTGCCAAAACCGGCGGGTCTCCTTGTCGTTCATCTTCACCACCAGGCATTTTCCCCCTCGGTGGCGAAGGTTCAACATTGTCCCCCTATAGAAACTAGGGGCGAAGAGATGCATCAGATGTCGGAGTGTGATCTCGACCCCAGCCAATTCCGCAAATTTAGTAAGCATCCTGATGAGCTTGTAGATATATAGGCCGAGTTGAGCCGGGCAAACGCCATAGTAACGACAAAGTTCCTCCGCCAATGGGAGAAGAGGAAGGGCGTAGCCAACCTGGAAGGGGTATGCGTAGAACGCGCAATATCCGGGGCGGTGGATTTGTACCACAGCCCGTCCTGTAGGGACCAAATTGATGCGAGCAGGAATGTTGAATTTAGCCCTAAGCTCTACTAGATCGGCCTCTTTCGTCGCTAACTCAGAGACTTCAGGCGCCTTTGAGAAGTCAGACTTGACTTTCTCACCATGAGGAATTATGTCCTCCACGTAGGAAAGTTCTCATCCTCAATGGCAAAAGAGACGCCCTCAGCACGAGGAGGCAAAATTATCGCCAAGTGGACCGGTTATTTCCCTCACCGGGACCAGAGGACACGTTAGCCATAATTCTGACGAAAGAAAGGATATTCAAGTAAAGAAGGATTAAAAGCAACTGGAATCACTAGAACCAGGAAAGAAGACACACAACAATGGAGTAAAGAGAAGAAGGCACAAGGATTCGATATAAAAAAATACGTAAAGCACGAATGAATTCCCTCacatccctatttataagaattCGGGCATCAAAACCTAGAAATTATGCCATCATTACTTAGCACTGGTATCAAAATGGCAGACTCAAACAACAGACGCACGGGAAACGACACAAAGCATCGGGAAAACGCGTCATAATGACGCATGATGCCATGACGTCACTTTGGTGTAGAAACGACGTAACCCCAAAAAGTTGCGGCTCACGAAAGGCCACATTGTCAGCTCGTCCCAAACATTACTACCCGGCCCACTCGTCCAATCTTCTCGACCACAACAAACAGAATCTGCTCATCAAGGTCGTCTGAGACTGCCTtaaataagcggagggactaactgtataggtcgaAATCTGCCCCAGAATATTTAGGGCAAGGTAGCATTGAGGAAAGAGTCAGTCGAGGTCGATCAGGAAGCAGCGAGACTCGTGGTCGAGATGTCAACAATGGTCGAGGTCGAGAACCGCAGATAGAGCTGTTACGACTAGTTTTTAGAACAGGATATTAAAAAGAATATTTTAGTGGATATTCTTttcacttgtactattagggtttgttagggatatgtcccatataaatagaaaaaaaaaaagacaatgagtGGGAGCATCTGACATTCATTTGATAAGAACAGACTTTTGAGAGATACAAAACACTACATTTCATCAAGATTGTTGTTCATATTATTTCACACTTTTCAATCAGATTCGAGAATAATTCGAACATTCTAGGATCTATCTGTCACTTATCATTGTCAGGAGGGACAATAATCTAGTtcatcctttattgggtgaaccacttctcctatttacttaaatgtcatttattgttatttattgttagTTCTTCCTCCATTATTACTCATACTTTTTGGAACAGTTAATGCATGTTGTTGTCAAACCACTACCAGATCTGTCTAACGTTATTCACGTTTTCAGAACTCACatctaaaaatattattattaactaagtTTAACCCATTATTATATAAAGTCAACTGTTTTAGCCAAAAGTTATATTTTTTTGTCAAACAACAAGAACAACATAATTTGGAATGTTTGAACAGGACCTAAATTCGCATGCAAATGAACGAGAATTGCCAATCAATTGTGTCTCCGTCATCTCCGCCCTATTGTCTGGGTCCTGCTCCAATCATTAAAAATTTTAGTATGAgatttaaaatcaagaaatataTTTCCTACGGCCTCTTCAAGTCAATACTCATACCCCATTGCTACGAATACATAGTAACATAGTTCTACTGTCAATACATTAAAAGAGTAACATAGTTCTACTGTCAATACATTAAAAGTTTTGACTTTTGACTCACTTTGCTACTCCTTGGCCGATTTGTCTGTCATATTTGAATTTTCAAATGCCAGTTTAAGCAAATTAACATAAAGATAGATAATTCAATCTTCTGGAAGTAGAATATGTACATCTAAACTGCACAAGAACATACAAGAATAGACAAAAGATTGTAGACAGTTTAAAATGAAGAACATTAAGACATTAATTCTACTAGCACAAGAAAACAAGCAGGTTAAGCAAAACAACTAAACTTAGTTCGACTCTCCAGTCTCAATTGAGCTTGAGCAGATACCAAGTTTTAGGTCTCAAAAAGCTAGTTACGTGCCCTTTCATCAAGGACCAGAGGGTCCATTTGGACACATTATATCCCGGTAATTAGCTGTATCCGTACAAGCACAAATTTCCATTAACAGATTGATGGAAAAGTTTCACAGGAAAAACCTTGTCAATCTGCAGTTGATACCCAATCGTCTAGAGTGTGATTACGAGTAACTATGGCAATGATGGGGGGTTCAAGGAAAGGAAATGGAAGAAAGGGTGTCTTTCCACTCATTCCCCATCAAATATATTGGTGTCTTTCTTACTCTCTTACTTCTTTGGCAGAAACTATTTTGCTCTTATAACTATCTTTCTTAATGCCTTTGGAGTCATATGCTACATTACTGACCATCTTTCACAAAATTCAGTTATCTTTCTGATTTGCCAAGAGAGCAAAAAACGAAACCTCACACTTTACAGGATGGCTCACCTTAAGAATCCTATGCATGTTCAGAGAGCATTCCGTATTGATCCAAGCCACTTATATACTCAGCGTAACTGGCACGTTAAAGTTATGTTCATAGTTGGATACAACTCTGTGAGTATAGTTTTACTGCCAGGTCATTTTGGGACAAGCAGATCAtttatgatgatgaggatgagtTTCAAGAGGATGATTCGGAGTTCTTGCATAGTGCAATCATATAGTACCAGACACGAGATAGATCTTCCAAAGCAAAACCTTTTCAAGTAAGCGAATTCATTTTGGACCCTGCAGATTCATTCCATTTCCTATTCAAAGATTGACCCCTTAATATTGAAAGAAAACTAGAGCATTTTATCCATTGGTAAATGAAACTTCGAGAGCATTTTATCAGAAAGAGGAAGCGCGGGACATGGTTCTGAGGTTGATCTGGTAGAGATGATCGACCATCTCACTCTGACAAACATGTCAATGGTAGATTTATGGCATGAATAACAGTGCCTATTCGTTATGTCTTTCATCAATCAGACCAAGTAATTAAGATGTAATGAGAATCTTTCTGAATTGTCTTTGCATGTAAAAGTCAGTATTATAAGTTTAGTGCAGAAATTCTAACCTTCACAGAAGTACCTGACAGCAGACTAAAGATTGTGGGAACGCTAGACCCCCTTCTTTCTTGCTTTCATTGTTTGAACACTAATGCTAGAAGATAACGAACAACTCTGGAGTTCATGTCCTTTGTTCTGCAGCAACATCTATTGTATGATAGACCTCTAAGTCTAAGAAACTTAGGAAGGACAATTCCCCTTACAACTTTCGTAGTTGCAAAGAAACAATCAAATCAACAGAGAGAGCACATGTAAGCCACAAAAAGTTCACAAAATAAGCCTAAGGCACACAAGTAGTCGAACATCATCCGAATTAGGAGGCCATGGGTTCATGTTAAAGACAACATCTTTTTTCAAATCAAAAGCACACTGTTCAGAATCTTTTTCTTTACAATTTCAACATTATTTACCCTGTCAAAGGTCACAACATGATCTCAGAAGACATCAAGAGCAAAGCCAAAAACCCAAATCATGCTATCAGCAGCTATGCGAAGAGAATATCGTGCCTAATTACAAGCCATTTCTCAGAAAACAAGAATGAAACAGCATACAATgaagaaacaaaaacaaacaagagCTATGAAGAACTTGTACTTATCCGTAATTGACTGATATCATCATCCGAATTAAGCAACTTCTCCCAATCAACTTCCTCCTCCTCTTCATCCTTCTGCCTCAACACCTCCAATATCTTTCTAGCCTTATCCTTAGCCCGTACGCTTCCCATTTCCTCAACTTGCATCAGCAACTCCTCTGCAGCAGCCTCCTTTGCCAACCCTTTAAACCTTAACCCACCATGACTAAGTCCATATAATGCAGCAATACAATTCTCACGACTCGACTCCGAATCAAACTCTCCCTTTCTCAACATACTAACAAAACATTCCACTGCACCCCCATCAAGCATTGCTGCTCTCCCTTCAGAACTCGCAGCCAGGTTACAAAGTATCAACATGACCCGACCCGTCATATGACCCGTTTTAACCATTCCAAGCAATGCCTGAACCGCCCCGAGTTTCACCAACTTAGCCCTGTTACTCTGAACCAAAGAAAGATGATACAGAGCCAAAGCTGAATCATGCCTAGTTCGTTCCGATTCGGAGCGAAGGGCATGAAGAAGCGGAGGCAGTGCTCCTAGCACCCCAAGTGCAGTCTTGTTCTGATCATCTAATGCTAAACTAAAAACTGCACCCGCAGCATGTTCCTGTGATTCTTGAAAACCCCCTTTTAACACATCAATTAAAGGCGGAACAATTCCAGAACGTACAATTTTCACTTTATTTCTATTCTCTAATGACAAGTTCACCAATGCAGCTACTGAATTAACTTGTATTGAAGCATACCTTGATGTAATAAGTACACGTAGAGCTGATAATACACGAGGGGTGCAGAACTGGACCCGGGTTTCTTCTCGGGTTCGGGTCAACTTCCTAAAATAGCTTACAGCTTCCTCTTGTTCAGAAACTTGGGAGCTTTTTAATTTACCAACAAGTTCATCTTCTTCATAAGAATTAGTGTTCAGGGTGTCCACGTCAGAGGCTGAAGATGAAGAGTAACAAGAGGGACGTGTGGGCCCACTTCTTGGAGTCACAGATTCCTCTGAACTCGTTGAGATATGACTCAGTACTCGATTTCTTAAACTACTGAGGTTTTGTGCCTTTTGGGTGTGCATTAATGAAGAAACGAGGTTTTCAGCAGTGaggaaattgatgggttttggaGGGTCAAGAAGAGAAGAACGACAAAAGTTGAGGATAGTGGATTTGAGAGCCAAGTTTGGAATAATAGTGGAGAAATCAGGGATAGAACCATCTGGAAGAATAGGTGTAAAAGAAAGTGATTTGCAGGCATGAACACAGTGGCGTTCAAATGTATGGCCAGAAGAGACAATTACAGGATCAGCCATTAGAGAACCAGAAATTGGACAGATAAATTCTTTAGGAAAAGATGGTTGCTTTGATGGAGACTTGTGAAATGAAATCCTCCACCTCTGCTTGCTAGTACCCATGTAAAAAGCTTTCAAGATTAAATCTTTAGCTTCATATATGAATGAATAAACGTTGGGTTTATGGAAAAGCTTTCAAAATTCAATCTTTAGCTTCA
Proteins encoded in this window:
- the LOC107794293 gene encoding U-box domain-containing protein 40-like; amino-acid sequence: MGTSKQRWRISFHKSPSKQPSFPKEFICPISGSLMADPVIVSSGHTFERHCVHACKSLSFTPILPDGSIPDFSTIIPNLALKSTILNFCRSSLLDPPKPINFLTAENLVSSLMHTQKAQNLSSLRNRVLSHISTSSEESVTPRSGPTRPSCYSSSSASDVDTLNTNSYEEDELVGKLKSSQVSEQEEAVSYFRKLTRTREETRVQFCTPRVLSALRVLITSRYASIQVNSVAALVNLSLENRNKVKIVRSGIVPPLIDVLKGGFQESQEHAAGAVFSLALDDQNKTALGVLGALPPLLHALRSESERTRHDSALALYHLSLVQSNRAKLVKLGAVQALLGMVKTGHMTGRVMLILCNLAASSEGRAAMLDGGAVECFVSMLRKGEFDSESSRENCIAALYGLSHGGLRFKGLAKEAAAEELLMQVEEMGSVRAKDKARKILEVLRQKDEEEEEVDWEKLLNSDDDISQLRISTSSS